In Aedes albopictus strain Foshan chromosome 3, AalbF5, whole genome shotgun sequence, the genomic window ACGCCGCGAATTTGCTATGGtctcatttgtaaatgatattGTATCGTAACGCATTGACTCGGCAAATCTACTATCGTGTATAAATTTTTATGCTCCAACTAGGCAATTGAGAAATAGAAATCTATTTGCTTTAAACAATCATCGAAGAGATTATCCAAATTTAGTCCATTGAATCGAATGATGTCTCTTTACAGCCAACACTGTGTATCAATTGATTCGACCATAACACGAACAAATTTaaggaaatatttcaactctttAAGATGCAATAGGATATAGATACAGCCTTAAGTATATATGTAGTCTACGTTATGAttcacgaaataaataaataaattcatggATGATCAGCAAATTTAACTTTGCTGAacggatagcatagcatagcatagcatagccgaccgtacacatcctggggtggctgtcgttagagacgtttaatgcgccagaaaagttgcctgggacttgacaaacctttcatttaacgaactctcgacacctggccaggtccttacgatcagcggggatggggaggaaatgttgattagatacctactcagaatatgtccaagaccttggcccacttcatagatatctggagttggatgtggatggggtttaatgggatgctttccttggcgaaaaagcgcatgacattttttttataaatttagtttacctcatttacctggttaacgctgaaaaagtaaacattagtTTATAGTAGATATGATATTTTAAATAAAGGTAGATTACGGCACGATTGAATAATACTACGGTGGCTCACTTTAGCCGCCCCAAAACACCGCGATCGATATGTACACACGCGAAACAGCGACGATTGCCGAAATGCAATCGGGTGGCGTAGGACCAGCCGGATCATCAGCCAAATCACGAAAATTGGCTCACACATTTTCACACGAAAAATTTGCTGTCGAACGCAAAAAACACACGCACTCGCGGTCACTGTCTACTCTACTTCGATtttatcaaaagattttttctatttattatATAAATTtgtatgtttcggctcagtgcgacgcacaagcagaaccgatccctccagggtcatcggaacttccCAATAAatctcgatttgaaaaggtcgtatgtgctttgtcgattaaaaattcgatcagttggattcgcctattatagcaaaaaccgttgaaattgaacaaagttgatacatacagcagaatcatcacaaaacaggctttccgttccatcattgaaagtctccaaaatatcttccatattgctacaataacttaaataaactgatcgaattttatatcgacaaaagcacatacgacctattcaaatcgagctccagaaatgtttacaacgcgaggaaaaaaaatggcgactcgagaaataacaaaataggtaaaagaaaagaaaaataaatgaacaaaaaatcgcgttaaacaacaacaaaaaacatctcaatttatcaaaaaaaaaataaaacaagatcgcgtaaaacgagtaaagaagttagaaatccggaaaaaaacaactcaaacgtcaaatttcttgtgagagtaagcaggccagcataaattcgtgcagtggaccataatgaTGATTTGAATGTTTATATATGAAtagaaaataattcaaaaagaacTAAACCAGAAACATCTCACCAAATGGCTTTGTAATCCAACGATGTGCTTCAGGATCTCTTGATTGATGGCTTGAATGCAGATTTGCAATAGGCTTCCTTCCACCTTCACCATCAGCTGGATCAATGCATTTGTTTGGCGATGAGCCACCTCCCTTTCAACGGAACGCCACCGCGGTTCTCAAGATCTTCATCCTGTTCGcaatcagtcaacgagattggtGGCAATGGAACTCACGTAACACTCGAATGTCACGTAACACCGCATAAGTGCCACAATCAGCACATCCGGATTCACCGGAAAACAGTCGCTAATCAAGCAAACCACAACCACACACTCCATAAAGCCAAAACGCTCGGCCCTATTCAGCAAATTTAACTTTGCTGAACGGATTGCTAAAAAAACAgcacaaaaaaaacagcaaaattttgctgtctTCTAGCAATAAAAATTTGGTGCGTAGTAGTTaacgctatggatcgccaatccggagacggcgagttcgattcccgttccggtcgagaaaaaatactcgactccctgggtatagtgtatcattgtacttgcctcacaatatacaaattcatgcaatggcaggcaaagaaagcccttcaattaataactgtggaagtgctcaaagatcactaagttgaagtgaggcaggccaagttccagtctgagagagaggagacagttGGCTTGAATAGCGTGCTaattaatgtcaaggaggacctgtcacaaactgtcaccgcgaaccgagctgaaaatcgcacattgttggtgtggagtggccaaatatccaaattaTCTTTATTAAAATTTCGCTCCGTTTGTTGAAATCAGAGAAGATAAAATGATTATGGTCATTTTTCCACAACCAGtgcaacgaatccatttatttttcATGCTCTGTCGCAGCAAAATCAATATGCAAAACAGTTTTGACCTATAATAAATTTTCAAACCATTATGCggcgcacaaaattgtaaaaagaagtaagaagaagaaatgtaaacatcggcgctgtcagtgagctgtctcctctctctcaggtcccAGTGGGTAGGTGGATTTGGTAATGGGAGTTGCTTTGATGCCTTTCTGGATATGTTCGACTCCGCCGAATGACCTTCTTCTGTTTCCTCGATCAGAGGTAGGGAATGTTGGATGAAGTTGTATCCGGGGATCCGAATTGGGCCAACGGGTGATGACGGTCGAAGCATGGTTTCCGTAACAGCAAATAAGTGGTACTGGGACGAGTTGACGAGAACTTTGACACCATCATCGATATATTCATAAGGGGCtgatcataaaccacgtagaccaaaatttagcCATCACTGACCCCCCCCCCTATCCACCAAAGagtctacaggggatactcaaaataactgggacaggtaaaattttcatttttcgaaaaatgttcaactcgctgtaacttttcgaaaagggcatcaaatattctcaaattttttacTGTcacttcatcaactagttgtgtatcagtggtttaaatttggaaatgatcgggctattctacacgaagttataaaggttctagaaaaaggtataattatccgatagccaactttgagctgttatatctccggattcaatgaaccgaatgtaatggaattttgttcatttatggctaatataatgaactttgaaaaacagttgacttaatttgaaattattattaagaaaaaaaggtatggcgattttatttattctatgttttttttagtaaatttatctatttttcatatgcatcccattactttttcaattaaatgccggctatttggttgctttcctttgaaacataaatatattcaagtcaattagagggaatttaaatgaactataattactatctcgaattttgaaacaatgacgaagttttggataaattggtgttatattagaaaaattatctaatcgttataattttctttcgtgtaaagaattttaagttgagtcaaatgtttttaacagctcattatataagtcgtaaatgatcaaaatttcattgcattcggttcattgaatccggagatataacagctctaagttggctatcgaataattataccttttctagaacctttataacttcgtgtagaatagcccgatcttttctaaattttgaccattgatacacaactacttgatgaccttacagtaaaatttgagaatatttgatgcccttttcgaaaagttacagcgagttgaacattttttgaaaagtgaaaattttacctgtcccagttattttgagtatataccctgtacgtggtttatgaacagcctccAACATTAGAATCGAATAATGAGTATTATGTATGTTCAAGCaaaacaatttaatttattttatttaatgaTAACGTTTCAGCAAAATGAATAGCACTAGGATAGGAGTTCTTGTTGTTTTCATGCTGAATATATACTTTAATCATGCAGAATCCACCTCCGGATTGGAAATTTCAAAGGTATTGAGTCTGTGTAAATATATTTGTTATCTAAAGTAAACataatatttatttattcattagaATACCCGTGACAAACGCGACTACTATTATAGCGAAAACGTAGGGAattattattcaaattttaatGAGCCTGATAATGCAATAACGACTGTATTGCCTCTAATGGACACAGATGGCACATCTAAAGTGGCCAACGATGTACCCACTGATAACGAAGGTGATGATGGAGATGACGAACTAGTTTCGCACTCGATCGACGATGGAATCCATTATTTTCGGTAATTGTGTTGAATTATACACCACACCACCGAATTGAATTTGTTTTCAATATAATGAACTTGTTTTTACCTTGCAGCAGcgattcattaaacaatcgaatCAGGCCGTTTTCCAGCCCCATCATAGAAGAAAGGCCAAACCATGATTGGAGTGAAGATGATGATACTGATAGCCACTTGGTAAGTTCAAAAAATCATAGAAATATAAATATCACATGGGCTTATGttatttcaaaaattaattgtTTATTGAAACCCACGAAGTTGCTGAAATATTTTTATTGAATGGAACATGTATTGAACATTAAAAACCTTTTCATTCAACACAAATAGGACGTTCGCGGAAAAAAGTTTATTTCCTTCTATCCCTTAAGATTGTATCCAAAGCGAGCTCCTTCCGGTTTCCTTGGCTTGAGAGGCAAAAAATATTACTACAACGGTGTAAAGCGTGTACCGTCTGGATTCACAGGTAAGCAGAATCAATGTTGAAAGCAATAATGATATTAATGATACGCAAACCTATTTACCACAGTAATGCGAGGGAAAAAATCTTTGTATGACATGAGCAGCAATATTAACGATAACTCAAACGAGTATGAATCAACAAATGATGTAAATTTCGACGATTTGTTTCAAAAAGAAAGGGCATTTCTTAATGAACTGTATAGAATCCAT contains:
- the LOC109406245 gene encoding tachykinins isoform X2 → MNSTRIGVLVVFMLNIYFNHAESTSGLEISKNTRDKRDYYYSENVGNYYSNFNEPDNAITTVLPLMDTDGTSKVANDVPTDNEGDDGDDELVSHSIDDGIHYFRDSLNNRIRPFSSPIIEERPNHDWSEDDDTDSHLDVRGKKFISFYPLRLYPKRAPSGFLGLRGKKYYYNGVKRVPSGFTVMRGKKSLYDMSSNINDNSNEYESTNDVNFDDLFQKERAFLNELYRIHRIYQENKNKPLNSAVQYAEKRAPSGFLGMRGKKAEASSTYSEKKRAPSGFLGLRGKRESIDDYMEGIKRSPLTSYFGTRGKKEPLMFGNDEFYNHLDAIDWPNNEQRLQINRTPPKRVPNGFLGVRGKKWTDALYDE
- the LOC109406245 gene encoding tachykinins isoform X3, which codes for MNSTRIGVLVVFMLNIYFNHAESTSGLEISKNTRDKRDYYYSENVGNYYSNFNEPDNAITTVLPLMDTDGTSKVANDVPTDNEGDDGDDELVSHSIDDGIHYFRSDSLNNRIRPFSSPIIEERPNHDWSEDDDTDSHLDVRGKKFISFYPLRLYPKRAPSGFLGLRGKKYYYNGVKRVPSGFTVMRGKKSLYDMSSNINDNSNEYESTNDVNFDDLFQKERAFLNELYRIHRIYQENKNKPLNSAVQYAEKRAPSGFLGMRGKKAEASSTYSEKKRAPSGFLGLRGKRESIDDYMEGIKRSPLTSYFGTRGKKEPLMHCTMNKMLQSLS
- the LOC109406245 gene encoding tachykinins isoform X1 encodes the protein MNSTRIGVLVVFMLNIYFNHAESTSGLEISKNTRDKRDYYYSENVGNYYSNFNEPDNAITTVLPLMDTDGTSKVANDVPTDNEGDDGDDELVSHSIDDGIHYFRSDSLNNRIRPFSSPIIEERPNHDWSEDDDTDSHLDVRGKKFISFYPLRLYPKRAPSGFLGLRGKKYYYNGVKRVPSGFTVMRGKKSLYDMSSNINDNSNEYESTNDVNFDDLFQKERAFLNELYRIHRIYQENKNKPLNSAVQYAEKRAPSGFLGMRGKKAEASSTYSEKKRAPSGFLGLRGKRESIDDYMEGIKRSPLTSYFGTRGKKEPLMFGNDEFYNHLDAIDWPNNEQRLQINRTPPKRVPNGFLGVRGKKWTDALYDE
- the LOC109406245 gene encoding uncharacterized protein LOC109406245 isoform X4, giving the protein MNSTRIGVLVVFMLNIYFNHAESTSGLEISKNTRDKRDYYYSENVGNYYSNFNEPDNAITTVLPLMDTDGTSKVANDVPTDNEGDDGDDELVSHSIDDGIHYFRSDSLNNRIRPFSSPIIEERPNHDWSEDDDTDSHLDVRGKKFISFYPLRLYPKRAPSGFLGLRGKKYYYNGVKRVPSGFTGLRGKRESIDDYMEGIKRSPLTSYFGTRGKKEPLMFGNDEFYNHLDAIDWPNNEQRLQINRTPPKRVPNGFLGVRGKKWTDALYDE